The DNA region AAGAAGCcaaaaatgtcaaaataaacCTGAAAGCACTGGTGAATGATGCTGCTATTCTTTTTTGAACTTTTAAGATCTCCATGCATTGTATTAAGAAGCCATGACATAAATTCAACTGGATCAGACTGAGAACCTATGCGGAATCGTTTTTTACTAGCTTTCATAACTGCCTGGAGAAACTCATGTGGACTCACCTAGGAAATCCATGCATAATAAGGAAATGCAGGCAGTTGACAAAATTCGTCAAATATGAATGCACAATCAAACCTGTCCTTTGAAGTTCCTTGCATGCCAGATCTTTCGTGTCAGCTCCCCAAATCGATGAACAAGTTGTGATTTGCTGTTCTGATAGTTCTCCGGGATAAGAAAGAAGTTCCTCAGTGGAGTAACACGCATCAAAGATTGAATGGTAACATTGACAAAGTCGGTCTCTTTGATGTTATTTAACCCCACCTACAAATAACTCACAAATTAATAAAGATTAAGTTCAAAattacccaaaaaaaaaaaattattgcagGACAGCAAAAAAATGATTAGGTAAAAACACAGAAAAAAGGGAAGCTAAATACCATTCCAGGAAGATAATCAGAACCATCAAGTGCCCTTGACCACAGCCTATTCCTGTCGATCTGCTCAACTTGCTCTCTTGTAAACCTGTCAAATCATACAGgaaaatcaaaagatgaatCCAAGAAAATACAAAATGACAGGCGAAAAGAATTGTAATTCCAAATAAAATAGGAAAAGAATAATTGGACATAAAACTAAAACctccatatttttaaatttaaatttgctCCAAAAAATTACACCACCCTTTAGTTGGAGAAACACACTAGGGTGGTATGAAGCCCCATAGAAAGAATAGAATAAGTATAATCAAAGAAATCTATCATGTAACTAACATGCCTTGGGTTGAGAACATGCCGAATATCATCCAGCGATGTGTCAATAACTTCATATCCATCAGGAAGACAGAAAACTTTCTCTGTTCGAAGATTGATGTATACATGATGTCCAGCTTCAAGACTATGAGTATATGCATGAGACTTTTGTCCCCTTCCTTGGTAATATTTCCCACAAACCAAACATGCATAAACGTTCAAGTTTGAAAGAGATACCGAACAAAACTTCTCAAAGTCAAAATCTAAAACCTGGAGACATAAAAAGAATTTGATTTCAGAAACAAAAATTGCCCACAGATAGCAAACTACAGAAGTTATATGGTAAACCATACCATTAAATGATGCAtttattgaatgtgacgaaATACTAAGAAATTGATTTACAAACAAATTACTTAGAGCAATGCTGCATAGTCATTTCTATTAGAAACCTCGAAAGGTCAATAATCGATGCATACTCAAGTACTTTGTTTGTACTTCAATTTCTTAGTTCGTCGGACCAATGCTGCATATTCATTTTTGTTAGAATCCTCGAAAGGTCAATAATCCATGCATACTCAAGTACACTCTGGCATTTTACAAGCCAGTAAAAGAAAACCACACGACTAAAGTATAGTTTGGCACACTCTTTTCTGAACTCAAGGAGATGAAGATGATCTTAGTTTGGTCAGAAGCAACAATCCTGAGAACAAAACAAGATCCATTCAATCCATAATTGAATTCATGCCTGGCAAAAGGCAAAACTAACAGAACAATGTATTCTAACTCTACCAAAATTTCAACAGCGACCAGTTTTCAAGGTTTGGAGTCAATCACCAAGTACTTTATTTGCTTTCACAGATAAAAAAGTTTCCAACTCAACTTAAAAACGTAGGATTTGAGAAACCTTTTGATAATATCTTTTTCTTAAAACCTGAACCAAATCTAGGTCCCAACAGAAATTCTTAAGAGTATGTATTTAAACAATGAAAGAAATATATTAAAAACTACTTTAAGGgcatgaattttaaaattaaaaccaCGAAACACCAGATACTGCCTGAAAGCTAAttctcaaaaaaaataaaaaatcaacatCTTTGTTTGAAGAACAAAGGAATCAGACATTTAAAGAATTCACgtgatttttcatttattttactGCGTTGATACACAATAAACACACCAAGAAGGTAGAATATAAAATGCAATATGATAAAGTATCGTGCACCGGACAAACTCATCAAAAACAGAAATTTATGCATGCAGATACTTAAATACTGAtagttttaataataatcaatttCACCCCGTTACAGCTATGACTTTGAAAATCAATCGCAACCACGGGTACTTATTCCAAATTATACCAAAACAGAATATGCCTGATAACCAGAGCGACAACCAATCTATTATTAGTTATTACCTGTCTATTAACAGTGTCAAGATAGGGACAGTCCCTTCTTACTTCAACAGTGCGATTGCGCTTTATATGGCCTCCTTTAGCATCTCCATCCTCTTCGTCCTCTTCCTCCTCATCGCCCACCTCATTATTATTGTGTCCATTTTGATCATCTTCTATGCCAATATTTGCAAGCTCAATCCCACCACGACCTCGTCTATAATCCTCTTCATCTTCATAATCGTCATCATAAGAAGCAAGCGGGAGGAGCGGATTTTCAAATGCAAGTTGGAACGAGGGCTGCTCAATTAGCTTCTGCTTCTTTGCAGCTCCCTCTTCATCCACAGCAATTTCTAGGTCCTCGCGTTTCGTTTTCATCTTACCAATACCCTTTCTCTAAATTTACTTCCTACATCAACCGTGTAACCACTTTAAATAATTCCACTCATCCATTACCACAATATATGCaaattcatatttatatataacatTTGCCttatattattttgttatacataGTAGAAATCAGATAAATTTCATGCCAAAATTAGAGGAAGAAGCAAACCCAGATGCTAAAGGGAGGCCGCGAGACAGATCTGCTGGTCCGCGTCCGTCTTCCTCTGCTTCAGTATTGGTTTGCGTCCAGCCGTGGAGTGGGAGAAGCAAGGATTGAAATTCAACTAAAAACCCTAGCCACTATGAAGCATGGAAGAAAGGAAATGGCGTGATGCTACGCGTCCAGGCGTCCAGCTGTGGAGTGGGCGAGACGGAGAGAAAAATTGCTTGAAAAAACCAACACATTACAGATTTGGAATTTAGGAATCGTTTTCTATTTTTTCTAAAACGAAATTGTCGGGTACCCGATATCCGATGCCAACCCAATTATAATACCCGAACTCGATCCGACTAACACATGGGGCTGGGTCGGGTAATCCATTCATCAATCTTTTACTAGGCATAAGAGAGTATTTGTAGAGCTATTATTGATTGACGTATGATCGCAAATATTTCACAGTTAATAAAGCAAGTGTCTTGATGAAATGttcacaaaaaataataaaaattatattatatatatatttttaaaaaaaacttggcCTCGTCCCGCAGCCTAATCGAGCTAAACCATTTTGACCTTACTTCAAACGAATCACTAAAATTGCAACTCAATCTACCTACTTTTTATGGTCACGAGAAAAATGTCGAATGGATCTTATATTGGGTAAACAAATCGGACAAGttacaaaattatttaatttgtattaGAAATAATTGAATTTAAGACAAAATCTTATACACCCGACTTTTTGTAAGCCGATTTCAGACCTAAATTATTTGGTTcgataatttattaataatccgcgggatttaaatatttattaatacgATATGCTCCATATTAATTGAATATATTTAGAACCATTTAGACTTTATTTTCATGTGATGGTCCAAATAATTTTTAAGCATCTTCGAATATTGGAGCTTGAATACAGTTGTTCAAAAACCGATTTGATTCGACCGAGATCAATGCACTTTCGACCACAGATTTTCGTTTGGGCCTTTTTGTGAGCTATTGCAAGCCCGTTGGGATCCTAGCGTAATGGGGCACCAAAATGGCATATTCAAAATCTTGATCTTGCTTCAGCATGAAAATTTTCTGGATTCGTTTCGGTCAGCAAATGATTATTTAGCAAGATTATATTAGGGagtaaatcatcaaaatttgtTCTCGGCTATGAGATTCTTGGAGCAGAAATGAAAATTGGTCGCATTTATCTGAATCCGCAGTTTCTCATTTTGGTCTTAGTGACAACGATTCTTAACGGAGTCTGCCTCGATTTGGTGTCAGCTCTGTGTGAATTTAGTGTTAAGGATAAGAATAAACTGTACAATTACAGCTTGGCCGCTCCTCTCCGTAAATTTCCCCATGGAATCCGCAGCGAAGATGGGTAATTCCTGAATCTGTGTATGATGTACTTGCATATTTGTATAAGCCCATATAATCATACTGGGAAACTTGTTTGGAATTTGGAGTCAGATGGGTGGAGGATTTTGTTCAAAGATAACCTTTTTTCTGGCGCATTGAGTGCTAAATAACACCTTAAATGGGTGAGAAAAGGGGCTATCcattaaaatttgttcagctatTGATTTACCTATTTGGTAATTTTGTATGTCAGGTTTCATAAAGTGTCAGCTAATGGGACTGTGCTCTGGTTTCAGGTTTGCTCTATCAGGTCTCTATAtggttttatatgtttattCTGTGAAATTTTCTGCTGCTTGCGTTAGAAATATTCATGTTATATCCTGTATGATTTAGCTGTGATTTACAATGGTTTTATGTGCTAAATCCAGTAGATTGGTATTTGGTTGCCCCAGCAATAGAAGAATAGCTTGATGATGATTGAGTTTTGAATTTGATACTTCTGGCATTTGATGCAATTTTTGTCATCTATTTGGAGCAGCTTTGCGGTTCGATGATATTCAACCATGATCCTCCTATGTGTGTTGGTTGTAAGGTGAGAACTTTCTAAAAATATAGTTGTTTTATCATACTCCTTTGTCGCGATAGTTTGGATTTAATTGGAttatattttctttcttttgaccCGAGATCTGCCACGCACTGGTTGAACTGCGTCAttgtttctgctcttttggtGTGCTTTTTTGAAAACAAGACCAATTTGGAAAGTTTTTCCACTGTAAATTTCATGTCTGACTGACAGTTGAAGGGAATAGTAACAAAATTGACGAACAGAGCTCATTTAGATTGGATATGCGTTGGGTCACTTGTGGCAATCTGGTGAGAGACCACTGAagaatcaaaatttcaaatgcATAGAAATCAGTGCTTCAAGGAACTGATTATTCTACTGAAATTGTGGTAATCACCAGATATAAAAGCTCAACTAAATATGGAATATATTACTTGGAATG from Primulina tabacum isolate GXHZ01 chromosome 14, ASM2559414v2, whole genome shotgun sequence includes:
- the LOC142524570 gene encoding uncharacterized protein LOC142524570, with amino-acid sequence MKTKREDLEIAVDEEGAAKKQKLIEQPSFQLAFENPLLPLASYDDDYEDEEDYRRGRGGIELANIGIEDDQNGHNNNEVGDEEEEDEEDGDAKGGHIKRNRTVEVRRDCPYLDTVNRQVLDFDFEKFCSVSLSNLNVYACLVCGKYYQGRGQKSHAYTHSLEAGHHVYINLRTEKVFCLPDGYEVIDTSLDDIRHVLNPRFTREQVEQIDRNRLWSRALDGSDYLPGMVGLNNIKETDFVNVTIQSLMRVTPLRNFFLIPENYQNSKSQLVHRFGELTRKIWHARNFKGQVSPHEFLQAVMKASKKRFRIGSQSDPVEFMSWLLNTMHGDLKSSKKNSSIIHQCFQGELEVIKQIPTKFIAGRRDNEDSQNNESGQYGGNDVDRVNLETSRMPFLMLGLDLPPPPLFKDVMEKNIIPQVPLFNILKKFDGETVTEVVRPRIARMRYRVTKLPQYIILHMRRFTKNNFFVEKNPTLVNFPVKNLELKDYIPLPAPNENERLRSKYDLIGNIVHDGKPGEGSYRVFVQRKSEELWYEMQDLHVSETLPQMVALSEAYMQIYEQQQ